The proteins below come from a single Eucalyptus grandis isolate ANBG69807.140 chromosome 3, ASM1654582v1, whole genome shotgun sequence genomic window:
- the LOC104439625 gene encoding cytosolic sulfotransferase 5: protein MPEKVLFVKYEEMKADPSIQVRRLANFIGRPFNEEELRNGTVEGILRMCSFDNLSASEVSRSGKLPTGVENKWLFRKGEVGDWVNYMSAEMGERIDGVMEEKLHGSGLKF from the coding sequence ATGCCCGAGAAGGTGTTGTTTGTGAAGTATGAGGAGATGAAAGCGGACCCGAGCATTCAAGTGAGGAGGTTGGCCAATTTCATTGGGCGTCCATTCAACGAAGAAGAATTGAGAAACGGGACCGTGGAGGGAATACTGAGGATGTGTAGCTTTGACAATTTAAGTGCATCGGAGGTGAGTAGGAGCGGCAAGTTGCCTACTGGAGTAGAGAACAAGTGGCTCTTCAGGAAAGGCGAGGTTGGAGATTGGGTGAATTACATGAGCGCTGAGATGGGAGAGAGAATTGACGGCGTCATGGAAGAAAAGTTGCATGGTTCTGGTTTGAAGTTTTAA